Genomic segment of Paenibacillus polymyxa:
TCTCCTACCCCATGCCATCCAAAGTGACTCTTTAATAGGCTTTTCTCGTTAGGCTGTAATTTGTCTGTCACACATCTGCTAAACAAATGCTCCACAAATGCAGGCATACTCTGCTCGATCTGATTCAACGCTGTTTGATTCCCACTCAGTGTTTCCTGTTCCTCTACAATGATCTTCTCCATATGTTGAATTACTTCAATGAGTTGCTGTGATTGCACCGGTTTCACCAAATAATCATTCGCCCCATACCTCACCGCCTGCTGTGCATAGCTAAATTCCTGGTAGACTGTCACTAAAATAACTTTGGTCTCATGCTGACCGAATGTTCTCAATTGTTGAAGATATTCAAGTCCATTCATGATCGGCATTTGAATATCTGTAAAAACGATTTGGATCGGTTTGGATAACGAAATGGTCAGAGCATCTTTCCCGTTCTTGGCTTCCCATACCTCGTATTCGGGACGTAGATCCCTGACCATGGCAGCCAGACCTCGACGCTGTCTAGTTTCATCATCCACAACAAGTACTCCCAGCGGGATCGAATTCACTGACTCCCCTCCTGTCGTTTTCATACACGCATTTTTTTTCAGTATAACACTTACAGGTGGGAGCCGATCCTATTTTCTTTTTCGCTTCATACTGCGGATGGTCGTTTTTGTGGCCTGATCCACCCGATATGATTCCGTGATTTTTTGCAGTGCTTTGTTGAAGGTAAAATCATCTAATGTATTATGACTTAAATACGCCATGGTTACCTCAGGTAGCTTGATATAACAGATCGATATCGCCCATGCTACCGCCATTTGTACATAATAATCCTCGCGATGGGTCTGATTCAGTAAAGTAAACACCCGCTTCATATACTGTTCCTCAATATAAAAATTAAGAAGCATAACCACACCAAACCGAATTTCATATTCTTTCTTGGAGAATAGATAGGGCTGAATAAACTCCCACACCCGTTCTTTATGATGTTTCGTGATTTTCAATCCGGCACAGAAACTATCACATACGGACCAATTATCAATTTTAGGAACAAACTTGGCGGTATAACTCAAAACTTCCTCTATATCTGTTTTTACAGAACCAATCACCATACCTTGCAGCATTACTTCTTCGAAGTGTTCACTTTCAGCGGTCTCCAGGTAGAGGCGCCAATCCCCTTTGGCAATATCTTGAGCAAGCTTACGCAGCACTGGCAGACGTACACCCAGCACATTATTAATCGTCGGAAGCAATGCAGCCGTAAATTTCTGAAAATCTGCATCCACATATGACAGTATCTGTTCTCTAATTGTTTTCTCCATCATTTCCACTCCCTGATTCTTAACGAAATGAAATACTCCACAAATAAATGGAGGCCACCGAACCATAAGGCGAATAGACTCGGCGGTACTCCTCAAATTGCTGCTTGGTCAAGGTATCTAGATGGTACAACTTCATCATTCCCCGTCGAATAGCCATATCGCCCCAACTGACCACATCTGGACGCTCCATACAATTAATCAGCATCATTTCAGCCGTCCAAGGTCCTATCCCTTGCAGCGAGGACAATTTCTGAATCACCTGTGCATCGGAAAGCTCATATAATTCCTGTAAATCCAACAGGCCCTGCTCGATCGTTTGGGCTATATTAAGAATACATGTGGCCTTTTTCATGGTGATGCCACAGCTTTGAATATCTAAAGCCGACTGAACAGCTATATTTTGTGGAGTGATCACGCCTAACTTCTCCTGCATCCTTGCCCATATGGTCTGAACCGCCTTGGCCGATATAAGCTGTCCCACAATCGCATGAACGAGCGCCGCAAACAGGTCGGGAATGATCACACGTTCTACCTTGCCCATTTGCGTCATCGCTGCACCAAGTACGGTGTCTACGTTTTTTAGATAATTGATTTCCTTTTCCCCATAGTCAAAGTTTTTGGTCATTACGGTTTGCATTCGTTCTCCCGCTGCCCCCTTATATGGTTCACTCTTGATTCAATGGCATGGACTGCTTTTACATCAAGGTTCGAAACCTTCTTTGCTCACGTAGAGCTGTTCCTTCGGAAAAACATGAAGAAAACGCTCATAAACCGCCTTATAGGCAGCAGGATGATACCATTCTTCCAGCCCCAATGACTCGTACAGCACACCAATTTTCAAGCTACGCGTTCG
This window contains:
- a CDS encoding DNA alkylation repair protein, whose translation is MEKTIREQILSYVDADFQKFTAALLPTINNVLGVRLPVLRKLAQDIAKGDWRLYLETAESEHFEEVMLQGMVIGSVKTDIEEVLSYTAKFVPKIDNWSVCDSFCAGLKITKHHKERVWEFIQPYLFSKKEYEIRFGVVMLLNFYIEEQYMKRVFTLLNQTHREDYYVQMAVAWAISICYIKLPEVTMAYLSHNTLDDFTFNKALQKITESYRVDQATKTTIRSMKRKRK
- a CDS encoding DNA-3-methyladenine glycosylase family protein codes for the protein MQTVMTKNFDYGEKEINYLKNVDTVLGAAMTQMGKVERVIIPDLFAALVHAIVGQLISAKAVQTIWARMQEKLGVITPQNIAVQSALDIQSCGITMKKATCILNIAQTIEQGLLDLQELYELSDAQVIQKLSSLQGIGPWTAEMMLINCMERPDVVSWGDMAIRRGMMKLYHLDTLTKQQFEEYRRVYSPYGSVASIYLWSISFR